One genomic window of Cololabis saira isolate AMF1-May2022 chromosome 3, fColSai1.1, whole genome shotgun sequence includes the following:
- the u2af2a gene encoding U2 small nuclear RNA auxiliary factor 2a isoform X2, whose translation MSDFDEFERQLSENHQERDKENRHHRRSASRSRSRDRKRRSRDRDRRSRDRRADSKDRRHRRSSPATTYPQDNTGSRSPHREKKKKVKKYWDVPPPGFEHITPMQYKAMQAAGQIPATALLPTMTPDGLAVTPTPVPVVGSQMTRQARRLYVGNIPFGITEESMMDFFNAQMRLGGLTQAPGNPVLAVQINQDKNFAFLEFRSVDETTQAMAFDGIIFQGQSLKIRRPHDYQPLPGMSENPSVYVPGVVSTVVPDSAHKLFIGGLPNYLNDDQVKELLTSFGPLKAFNLVKDSATGLSKGYAFCEYVDVNLNDQAIAGLNGMQLGDKKLLVQRASVGSKNATLTSINQTPVTLQVPGLNSSVTQMGGLPTEVLCLMNMVAPEELLDDDEYEEIVEDVRDECSKYGQVKSIEIPRPVDGLEVPGTGKIFVEFTSVFDAQKAMQGLTGRKFANRVVVTKYCDPDAYHRRDFW comes from the exons ATGTCGGATTTCGACGAATTTGAAAGACAACTGTCCGAAAACCACCAAG AACGAGATAAAGAGAACCGCCACCACCGTCGGTCCGCATCTCGCAGCCGTAGCAgagacaggaagaggaggagcagaGACAGGGATAGACGCAGCAGGGATCGCCGTGCAGACAGTAAGGATCGGAGACACAGGCGCAG CTCACCAGCCACCACCTACCCCCAGGACAATACTGGAAG CCGTTCTCCCCACcgtgagaagaagaagaaggttaAAAAGTACTGGGATGTTCCTCCACCTGGTTTTGAACACATCACTCCAATGCAGTATAAAGCCATGCAAG ctgcaggccaGATCCCAGCCACAGCTCTCCTGCCAACTATGACTCCAGATGGCCTGGCTGTTACTCCCACCCCCGTACCTGTAGTGGGCAGCCAGATGACCCGGCAGGCTCGCCGGCTCTATGTGGGCAACATCCCCTTTGGCATTACAGAG GAATCAATGATGGACTTTTTTAACGCTCAGATGCGTTTGGGTGGTCTTACTCAGGCCCCTGGAAATCCCGTCCTGGCAGTGCAAATCAACCAGGATAAGAATTTTGCTTTCCTTGAG TTCCGTTCAGTTGATGAAACAACGCAGGCAATGGCTTTTGATGGCATCATCTTTCAAGGCCAGAGTCTTAAAATTCGTCGTCCCCACGACTACCAGCCCCTGCCTGGCATGAGTGAAAACCCGAGTGTCTATGTGCCTG GTGTGGTGTCCACGGTGGTGCCAGACTCGGCTCACAAGCTCTTCATTGGTGGTTTGCCCAACTACCTGAATGATGACCAG GTGAAGGAATTGTTGACGTCATTTGGCCCTCTGAAGGCTTTCAACCTGGTAAAAGACAGCGCAACAGGCCTGTCTAAAGGATATGCCTTTTGTGAATATGTTGATGTCAATTTGAACGATCAG GCTATTGCTGGACTGAATGGCATGCAGCTGGGAGACAAGAAGCTCCTGGTGCAGAGAGCCAGTGTGGGATCCAAGAACGCCACTTTG ACAAGTATCAACCAGACCCCTGTGACGCTGCAGGTGCCAGGTCTGAACAGCTCTGTGACCCAGATGGGCGGTCTGCCCACTGAAGTGCTGTGTCTGATGAACATGGTCGCCCCGGAGGAGCTCTTGGATGATGATGAATATGAGGAGATAGTTGAAGATGTCAGGGATGAGTGCAGCAAGTATGGCCAAGTGAAGAGCATTGAGATACCTCGCCCTGTGGACGGCCTGGAAGTGCCTGGGACTGGCAAG ATCTTTGTGGAATTCACTTCAGTTTTTGATGCCCAGAAGGCCATGCAGGGGCTGACAGGAAGAAAGTTTGCCAACAGGGTGGTGGTGACCAAATACTGCGATCCAGATGCTTATCACCGTCGGGACTTCTGGTAG
- the u2af2a gene encoding U2 small nuclear RNA auxiliary factor 2a isoform X1: MSDFDEFERQLSENHQERDKENRHHRRSASRSRSRDRKRRSRDRDRRSRDRRADSKDRRHRRSSPATTYPQDNTGSRSPHREKKKKVKKYWDVPPPGFEHITPMQYKAMQAAGQIPATALLPTMTPDGLAVTPTPVPVVGSQMTRQARRLYVGNIPFGITEESMMDFFNAQMRLGGLTQAPGNPVLAVQINQDKNFAFLEFRSVDETTQAMAFDGIIFQGQSLKIRRPHDYQPLPGMSENPSVYVPGTQTINGVVSTVVPDSAHKLFIGGLPNYLNDDQVKELLTSFGPLKAFNLVKDSATGLSKGYAFCEYVDVNLNDQAIAGLNGMQLGDKKLLVQRASVGSKNATLTSINQTPVTLQVPGLNSSVTQMGGLPTEVLCLMNMVAPEELLDDDEYEEIVEDVRDECSKYGQVKSIEIPRPVDGLEVPGTGKIFVEFTSVFDAQKAMQGLTGRKFANRVVVTKYCDPDAYHRRDFW; this comes from the exons ATGTCGGATTTCGACGAATTTGAAAGACAACTGTCCGAAAACCACCAAG AACGAGATAAAGAGAACCGCCACCACCGTCGGTCCGCATCTCGCAGCCGTAGCAgagacaggaagaggaggagcagaGACAGGGATAGACGCAGCAGGGATCGCCGTGCAGACAGTAAGGATCGGAGACACAGGCGCAG CTCACCAGCCACCACCTACCCCCAGGACAATACTGGAAG CCGTTCTCCCCACcgtgagaagaagaagaaggttaAAAAGTACTGGGATGTTCCTCCACCTGGTTTTGAACACATCACTCCAATGCAGTATAAAGCCATGCAAG ctgcaggccaGATCCCAGCCACAGCTCTCCTGCCAACTATGACTCCAGATGGCCTGGCTGTTACTCCCACCCCCGTACCTGTAGTGGGCAGCCAGATGACCCGGCAGGCTCGCCGGCTCTATGTGGGCAACATCCCCTTTGGCATTACAGAG GAATCAATGATGGACTTTTTTAACGCTCAGATGCGTTTGGGTGGTCTTACTCAGGCCCCTGGAAATCCCGTCCTGGCAGTGCAAATCAACCAGGATAAGAATTTTGCTTTCCTTGAG TTCCGTTCAGTTGATGAAACAACGCAGGCAATGGCTTTTGATGGCATCATCTTTCAAGGCCAGAGTCTTAAAATTCGTCGTCCCCACGACTACCAGCCCCTGCCTGGCATGAGTGAAAACCCGAGTGTCTATGTGCCTGGTACACAGACAATTAATG GTGTGGTGTCCACGGTGGTGCCAGACTCGGCTCACAAGCTCTTCATTGGTGGTTTGCCCAACTACCTGAATGATGACCAG GTGAAGGAATTGTTGACGTCATTTGGCCCTCTGAAGGCTTTCAACCTGGTAAAAGACAGCGCAACAGGCCTGTCTAAAGGATATGCCTTTTGTGAATATGTTGATGTCAATTTGAACGATCAG GCTATTGCTGGACTGAATGGCATGCAGCTGGGAGACAAGAAGCTCCTGGTGCAGAGAGCCAGTGTGGGATCCAAGAACGCCACTTTG ACAAGTATCAACCAGACCCCTGTGACGCTGCAGGTGCCAGGTCTGAACAGCTCTGTGACCCAGATGGGCGGTCTGCCCACTGAAGTGCTGTGTCTGATGAACATGGTCGCCCCGGAGGAGCTCTTGGATGATGATGAATATGAGGAGATAGTTGAAGATGTCAGGGATGAGTGCAGCAAGTATGGCCAAGTGAAGAGCATTGAGATACCTCGCCCTGTGGACGGCCTGGAAGTGCCTGGGACTGGCAAG ATCTTTGTGGAATTCACTTCAGTTTTTGATGCCCAGAAGGCCATGCAGGGGCTGACAGGAAGAAAGTTTGCCAACAGGGTGGTGGTGACCAAATACTGCGATCCAGATGCTTATCACCGTCGGGACTTCTGGTAG
- the LOC133433970 gene encoding coiled-coil domain-containing protein 106-like isoform X2 — protein sequence MEDGNRSDAASTSKSHGGSLHLQTPKNEDAYEIAIPYEESSFEQQGFFNQNDQNFEESQSTAGPTPVNNSYMVITNLRTQLQISLEKNSWLQKRIEDLEEERDFLRCQLDRFIFSTKSQEQNQSQYSNGYESRRFNWRARREEDRPAEQQKTDSQHFPPRQFIQRRPGPPTMVSSKNHVSNPLTTQLASMNALFNSTQSQSLLQGHSAPESLSLHLGESDEYLDQDDFIEDEEMIPGEDVMSNTINNGRQQLKRRRVFRAPRERQRVKDAAGVLFRYKKILLTYQRLKNMSKAFQIHGVDRNTVASTTPIAELLLVAPEKVADVGEFDPSKEKLLDYARRCYTALDEETLNRVQALKKNNLLLPISYRFRH from the exons ATGGAGGACGGCAACAGGAGTGATGCAGCTTCCACATCCAAGAGCCATGGGGGCTCGCTCCACCTGCAGa CTCCAAAAAATGAAGATGCCTATGAAATTGCAATCCCCTATGAGGAGAGCAGTTTTGAGCAGCAAGGATTTTTCAACCAGAATGATCAGAATTTTGAAG AGTCACAGTCAACTGCTGGCCCAACTCCCGTCAACAACTCATACATGGTGATCACCAACCTGAGGACCCAGCTCCAGATCTCTCTGGAGAAAAACTCTTGGCTGCAAAAAAGAATTGAAGATTTGGAAGAAGAGAGGGACTTCCTTCGATGCCAGTTGGACCGCTTCATCTTTTCCACAAAGAGCCAGGAGCAGAATCAGAGCCAGTATAGTAATG GGTATGAATCCAGACGATTCAACTGGAGAGCAAGAAGAGAGGAAGATCGTCCTGCTG AACAACAGAAGACAGACTCACAGCATTTCCCTCCACGTCAGTTTATCCAACGAAGGCCTGGTCCTCCAACAATGGTGTCTTCCAAAAACCATGTGTCCAACCCATTGACCACTCAGCTTGCGTCTATGAATGCTTTGTTCAACTCTACACAATCCCAGTCCCTTTTACAAGGCCATAGTGCTCCAG AGTCCCTTTCACTTCACTTGGGAGAATCTGATGAGTATTTGGATCAGGATGATTTCATTGAGGATGAGGAAATGATACCAGGGGAAGATGTAATGTCAAATACAATTAACAACGGTCGGCAACAGTTGAAAAGAAGGCGGGTTTTCCGAGCTCCAAGAGAACGACAGAGag tgaaagatgctgctggagTGCTGTTTCGGTACAAGAAAATTCTGCTTACATATCAGCGTCTTAAAAATATGTCCAAAGCCTTCCAAATCCATGGTGTGGATCGCAACACAGTGGCTTCGACCACCCCCATAGCTGAGCTGCTTCTAGTGGCTCCAGAGAAAGTGGCTGATGTGGGAGAGTTTGACCCATCCAAAGAGAAGCTGCTGGACTATGCCCGGCGCTGCTACACCGCCCTGGACGAAGAGACACTTAACAGAGTGCAAGCCTTAAAGAAGAATAACCTGCTCCTGCCCATCTCCTACAGGTTCAGACACTGA
- the LOC133433970 gene encoding coiled-coil domain-containing protein 106-like isoform X1, whose translation MEDGNRSDAASTSKSHGGSLHLQTPKNEDAYEIAIPYEESSFEQQGFFNQNDQNFEESQSTAGPTPVNNSYMVITNLRTQLQISLEKNSWLQKRIEDLEEERDFLRCQLDRFIFSTKSQEQNQSQYSNGYESRRFNWRARREEDRPAEQQKTDSQHFPPRQFIQRRPGPPTMVSSKNHVSNPLTTQLASMNALFNSTQSQSLLQGHSAPGNAAGGSSGNTGSATRAINDISVHNGPESLSLHLGESDEYLDQDDFIEDEEMIPGEDVMSNTINNGRQQLKRRRVFRAPRERQRVKDAAGVLFRYKKILLTYQRLKNMSKAFQIHGVDRNTVASTTPIAELLLVAPEKVADVGEFDPSKEKLLDYARRCYTALDEETLNRVQALKKNNLLLPISYRFRH comes from the exons ATGGAGGACGGCAACAGGAGTGATGCAGCTTCCACATCCAAGAGCCATGGGGGCTCGCTCCACCTGCAGa CTCCAAAAAATGAAGATGCCTATGAAATTGCAATCCCCTATGAGGAGAGCAGTTTTGAGCAGCAAGGATTTTTCAACCAGAATGATCAGAATTTTGAAG AGTCACAGTCAACTGCTGGCCCAACTCCCGTCAACAACTCATACATGGTGATCACCAACCTGAGGACCCAGCTCCAGATCTCTCTGGAGAAAAACTCTTGGCTGCAAAAAAGAATTGAAGATTTGGAAGAAGAGAGGGACTTCCTTCGATGCCAGTTGGACCGCTTCATCTTTTCCACAAAGAGCCAGGAGCAGAATCAGAGCCAGTATAGTAATG GGTATGAATCCAGACGATTCAACTGGAGAGCAAGAAGAGAGGAAGATCGTCCTGCTG AACAACAGAAGACAGACTCACAGCATTTCCCTCCACGTCAGTTTATCCAACGAAGGCCTGGTCCTCCAACAATGGTGTCTTCCAAAAACCATGTGTCCAACCCATTGACCACTCAGCTTGCGTCTATGAATGCTTTGTTCAACTCTACACAATCCCAGTCCCTTTTACAAGGCCATAGTGCTCCAGGTAATGCGGCAGGTGGGAGCAGTGGCAACACTGGGAGTGCTACAAGAGCCATAAATGACATTAGTGTGCATAATGGCCCAG AGTCCCTTTCACTTCACTTGGGAGAATCTGATGAGTATTTGGATCAGGATGATTTCATTGAGGATGAGGAAATGATACCAGGGGAAGATGTAATGTCAAATACAATTAACAACGGTCGGCAACAGTTGAAAAGAAGGCGGGTTTTCCGAGCTCCAAGAGAACGACAGAGag tgaaagatgctgctggagTGCTGTTTCGGTACAAGAAAATTCTGCTTACATATCAGCGTCTTAAAAATATGTCCAAAGCCTTCCAAATCCATGGTGTGGATCGCAACACAGTGGCTTCGACCACCCCCATAGCTGAGCTGCTTCTAGTGGCTCCAGAGAAAGTGGCTGATGTGGGAGAGTTTGACCCATCCAAAGAGAAGCTGCTGGACTATGCCCGGCGCTGCTACACCGCCCTGGACGAAGAGACACTTAACAGAGTGCAAGCCTTAAAGAAGAATAACCTGCTCCTGCCCATCTCCTACAGGTTCAGACACTGA